In the Pyrococcus kukulkanii genome, one interval contains:
- the lysS gene encoding lysine--tRNA ligase — protein MVHWADHMAEKIIRERGEKELYVVESGITPSGYVHIGNFRELFTAYIVGHALRDKGYEVRHIHMWDDYDRFRKVPKNVPQEWREYLGMPVREVPDPWGCHDSYAEHFMDLFENEVEKLGMEVDFLYASELYKRGEYSEEIRKAFENRDKIMAILNKYREIAKQPSLPENWWPAMVYCPKHRRESEILEWDGEWKVKFRCPEGHEGWTDIRDGNVKLRWRVDWPMRWAHFGVDFEPAGKDHLAAGSSYDTGKDIIKEVYGKNAPLTLMYEFVGIKGQKGKMSGSKGNVILLSDLYEVLEPGLVRFIYARHRPNKEIKIDLGLGLLNLYDEFDKVERIYFGVEEGKGDVEELKRTYELSMPKKPERLIAQAPFRFLAVLVQLPHMTEERIISTLISQGHVPKVLDHEDLERIKLRIKLARNWVEKYAPDDVKFVILDKPPEIEVPEEIKEAMFEVAQWLESHDSFTVDELNNVLYDAAKKRGIPSKSWFSTLYKVFIGRERGPRLASFLASLEKGFVIKRLRLEA, from the coding sequence ATGGTTCACTGGGCCGATCATATGGCTGAAAAGATAATCAGGGAGAGGGGAGAGAAGGAGCTTTACGTTGTTGAGAGTGGAATAACGCCGAGCGGTTACGTTCACATAGGGAACTTCAGGGAGCTCTTTACTGCTTACATAGTTGGCCACGCTCTGAGGGATAAGGGCTATGAAGTTAGGCACATCCATATGTGGGATGATTACGATAGATTCAGGAAAGTTCCAAAGAACGTTCCCCAAGAATGGAGGGAGTACTTGGGAATGCCCGTTAGGGAGGTTCCTGACCCCTGGGGCTGTCATGACAGTTACGCTGAGCACTTCATGGATTTGTTTGAAAATGAAGTGGAAAAGCTCGGTATGGAGGTCGACTTCCTCTATGCGAGCGAGCTCTACAAGAGGGGTGAGTATTCGGAGGAAATTAGGAAGGCCTTTGAGAACAGGGATAAGATCATGGCCATCCTGAACAAGTACAGGGAGATAGCTAAGCAACCTTCCCTGCCAGAGAACTGGTGGCCGGCCATGGTTTACTGCCCAAAGCACAGGAGGGAGAGTGAAATCTTAGAATGGGATGGAGAGTGGAAGGTTAAGTTCAGGTGCCCAGAGGGTCACGAGGGTTGGACTGATATAAGGGATGGGAACGTTAAGCTGAGGTGGAGGGTTGATTGGCCGATGCGCTGGGCCCACTTTGGAGTTGACTTTGAACCAGCTGGGAAGGATCACTTGGCTGCGGGTTCAAGTTACGATACTGGTAAGGATATAATAAAGGAAGTGTATGGAAAGAATGCTCCTCTAACCCTGATGTACGAGTTCGTTGGTATTAAGGGTCAGAAGGGCAAGATGAGTGGGAGTAAGGGTAACGTCATTCTCCTGAGTGATTTATACGAGGTTCTTGAGCCAGGACTCGTTAGGTTCATCTACGCGAGGCACAGGCCAAATAAGGAGATCAAGATTGATCTTGGCCTTGGCCTGCTTAACCTCTATGACGAATTTGATAAAGTTGAGAGGATATACTTTGGAGTCGAGGAAGGGAAAGGAGACGTTGAGGAGCTTAAGAGGACTTACGAGCTTTCAATGCCGAAGAAGCCTGAAAGGCTAATAGCTCAAGCTCCCTTCAGGTTCTTAGCTGTTCTTGTTCAGCTACCTCACATGACGGAGGAAAGGATAATATCAACTTTGATCTCCCAGGGACACGTTCCTAAGGTTCTAGATCACGAGGATCTAGAGAGGATCAAGCTCAGGATAAAGCTGGCCAGGAATTGGGTAGAAAAGTACGCGCCCGACGATGTGAAGTTCGTAATACTTGACAAGCCTCCCGAAATAGAAGTTCCAGAGGAGATAAAGGAAGCAATGTTCGAGGTTGCCCAATGGTTAGAGAGCCATGACTCGTTTACTGTCGATGAGCTGAACAACGTCCTATACGATGCTGCGAAGAAGAGGGGGATACCGAGCAAGAGTTGGTTCTCGACCCTCTACAAGGTGTTCATTGGAAGGGAGAGGGGCCCGAGGCTCGCCAGCTTTCTGGCTTCCCTTGAGAAAGGGTTTGTGATTAAGAGGCTCAGGTTAGAGGCTTAA
- a CDS encoding DUF366 family protein, with the protein MELLVIKARRIDYDGSAIRSHWAYRNFGVLGDSLVVFRGRCDVKIEEMVDIEDLRQRKEIKSDDMIHYIVEVFWHPDVLLASALQKLFIARLCELFSKKGVKVERKGDDIYVGDRKLSISIATISPVSIKIHIGINVTSRGVPQDVKAIGLQELGIDPEEFMEESGRVLVEEFLKVRKDSMKVRWVS; encoded by the coding sequence ATGGAGCTCCTCGTAATTAAGGCCAGAAGGATCGACTATGACGGCTCGGCAATAAGGAGCCACTGGGCCTACAGGAACTTCGGTGTTCTTGGAGATTCTTTGGTGGTATTTAGGGGAAGGTGCGACGTTAAGATCGAAGAGATGGTTGACATCGAGGATTTGAGGCAGAGAAAGGAGATAAAGAGTGATGACATGATTCACTATATAGTTGAGGTCTTCTGGCATCCCGATGTTTTGCTTGCTTCAGCGTTACAGAAGCTCTTCATAGCTAGGCTCTGCGAACTGTTCTCAAAGAAGGGGGTTAAGGTAGAGAGAAAGGGAGACGATATATACGTTGGTGATAGGAAGCTGAGCATATCGATAGCAACGATATCTCCTGTGAGCATCAAGATCCACATTGGGATAAATGTAACATCTAGAGGAGTTCCCCAGGATGTTAAGGCTATTGGCCTTCAAGAGCTGGGCATAGATCCTGAGGAGTTCATGGAGGAAAGTGGGAGGGTTCTAGTTGAGGAGTTCCTTAAGGTGAGGAAGGATTCTATGAAGGTGCGGTGGGTTTCCTAG
- a CDS encoding DUF2139 domain-containing protein: MILEKLERYPPRYGPEWGSGGIFGLRYHNDTLYFTLAFEGEAHFITNDSHKVYEFELVGPRPTSGGDTYNAVEVVDEFIYFGGWVHAPAKFRGKAQGNATIDFSHKHSHVHEYDTSNGRIRLVWKESLHHPERWAGEVSEILYNPYTDELLLCREDGHENLGVYSLDRHNGKIRRLNERPSPKATQVHDVAFFGIGKNYTKGLEEIHALDMVTEKWERFSLGSSVDGGNYLEPHLGAMASINNRAFAFVRGGVFVGNPFNEEEFRFVRLFDFYTFYAPFRVNALPFGGGVLIGFNAHHDAYYKPRSEEELRYYTFTNTIVGPSVLVYVIPPMVKIVGVFGARITSLEKVGDKIIVATSNTPNTGALDATPFDTGHRDFIILDHAVIKESPPVRFTVPLRFPSEAMKLNAGTFGGIPLDGYRSPRLIINASRDNRLRIYEYDLALPLNDATYDDFDIKKGRNVIDLSSFSGIVSFKLEKEDFKGLAKIELR; the protein is encoded by the coding sequence ATGATTCTCGAAAAACTTGAAAGGTACCCACCAAGATATGGTCCAGAGTGGGGAAGTGGGGGGATTTTTGGCTTAAGGTACCACAACGACACCCTGTACTTTACGCTAGCCTTTGAAGGAGAGGCCCATTTTATAACCAATGACTCCCACAAGGTTTACGAATTCGAGCTTGTTGGTCCAAGGCCTACTTCTGGAGGAGATACTTATAATGCCGTGGAAGTCGTTGATGAATTCATATACTTCGGTGGCTGGGTTCACGCTCCCGCAAAGTTCAGGGGGAAGGCCCAGGGAAATGCCACCATAGACTTCTCTCATAAGCACTCCCACGTTCACGAGTACGACACTTCCAACGGGAGAATCAGGCTAGTGTGGAAGGAGAGCCTTCACCATCCGGAAAGGTGGGCTGGCGAGGTCAGCGAGATCCTCTACAATCCCTACACTGACGAGCTTTTATTATGCAGAGAAGATGGCCACGAAAACCTTGGTGTTTATTCTTTAGACAGACATAATGGAAAAATAAGGAGGCTAAATGAGAGGCCAAGTCCAAAGGCAACCCAGGTTCACGATGTTGCATTCTTTGGCATCGGCAAGAACTACACGAAGGGCTTGGAGGAAATTCATGCTCTGGACATGGTCACTGAGAAGTGGGAGAGATTTTCCCTGGGGAGCAGTGTGGATGGTGGAAATTACTTGGAGCCACATCTCGGTGCAATGGCCTCGATAAACAACAGGGCCTTTGCATTCGTGAGGGGTGGCGTTTTTGTGGGCAATCCATTCAACGAGGAAGAGTTCAGATTCGTAAGACTGTTCGACTTCTATACGTTCTACGCTCCCTTCAGGGTCAACGCGCTTCCCTTCGGCGGTGGGGTATTGATAGGCTTCAACGCTCATCACGATGCGTACTACAAACCTAGGAGCGAGGAGGAGTTAAGGTACTACACCTTCACGAACACTATAGTCGGGCCAAGCGTTCTGGTCTACGTAATTCCTCCAATGGTTAAGATTGTCGGGGTCTTTGGAGCGAGAATTACCTCTCTTGAGAAGGTTGGGGATAAGATAATTGTTGCCACGAGCAACACGCCAAACACTGGGGCATTAGACGCTACCCCCTTCGACACGGGTCATAGGGATTTCATAATCCTTGATCACGCTGTTATAAAGGAATCCCCTCCGGTTAGGTTCACCGTTCCATTAAGGTTCCCCTCTGAGGCAATGAAGCTTAATGCTGGAACTTTTGGCGGAATTCCCCTCGATGGCTACAGGAGCCCGAGGCTTATCATAAATGCTAGTAGGGATAATAGGCTTAGGATTTATGAGTACGATCTCGCCTTGCCACTAAATGATGCTACCTATGACGACTTTGATATTAAGAAGGGCAGGAACGTTATAGACTTGAGCTCCTTCTCTGGGATAGTCTCCTTCAAGCTTGAGAAGGAGGACTTCAAGGGCTTGGCTAAGATAGAGCTGAGGTGA